In Symphalangus syndactylus isolate Jambi chromosome 14, NHGRI_mSymSyn1-v2.1_pri, whole genome shotgun sequence, one DNA window encodes the following:
- the C1GALT1C1L gene encoding C1GALT1-specific chaperone 1-like protein — translation MVSASGTSFFKGMLLGSISWVLITMFGQIHIRHRGQTQFHEHHHLRPPNRNDFINTSKVILVELSKSIRVFCIIFGESEDESYWAVLKETWTKHCDKAELYDTKNDNLFNIESNDRWVQMRTTYKYVFEKYGDNYNWFFLALPTTFAVIENLKYLLFTRDASQPLYLGHAVVSGDLEYVTVEGGIVLSRESMKRLNRLLDNSETCADQSVIWKVSEDKQLAICLKYAGVHAENAEDYEGRDVFNTKPIAQLIEEALSNNPQQVVEGCCSDMAITFNGLTPQKMEVMMYGLYRLRAFGHYFNDTLVFLPPVGSEND, via the coding sequence ATGGTTTCCGCTAGTGGGACATCATTTTTTAAGGGTATGTTGCTTGGGAGCATTTCCTGGGTTTTGATAACTATGTTTGGCCAAATTCACATTCGACACAGAGGTCAAACTCAATTCCACGAGCACCATCACCTCCGTCCACCTAACAGGAATGATTTCATAAACACTTCAAAAGTGATACTCGTGGAACTCAGTAAAAGTATTCGTGTTTTCTGTATCATCTTTGGAGAATCCGAAGATGAGAGTTACTGGGCTGTACTGAAAGAGACCTGGACCAAACATTGTGACAAAGCAGAGCTCTACGAtactaaaaatgataatttgttCAATATAGAAAGCAATGACAGGTGGGTACAGATGAGGACCACTTACAAATACGTCTTTGAAAAGTATGGCGACAACTACAACTGGTTCTTTCTTGCACTTCCCACTACATTTGCTGTCATTGAAAATTTAAAGTACCTTTTGTTTACAAGGGATGCATCCCAACCACTCTATCTGGGCCACGCTGTTGTATCTGGAGACCTCGAATACGTGACTGTGGAAGGAGGGATTGTCTTAAGTAGAGAGTCGATGAAAAGACTTAACAGACTTCTCGATAACTCTGAGACCTGTGCAGATCAAAGTGTGATTTGGAAGGTATCTGAAGATAAGCAGCTGGCAATATGCCTGAAATATGCAGGAGTTCATGCAGAAAATGCAGAGGATTATGAAGGAAGAGATGTATTTAATACAAAACCAATCGCACAGCTTATTGAAGAGGCATTGTCTAATAACCCTCAGCAAGTAGTAGAAGGCTGCTGTTCAGATATGGCTATTACTTTCAATGGACTGACCCCCCAAAAGATGGAAGTAATGATGTATGGCCTGTACCGGCTTAGGGCATTTGGACACTATTTCAATGACACACTCGTTTTCTTGCCTCCAGTTGGTTCAGAAAATGACTGA